Part of the Candidatus Latescibacterota bacterium genome is shown below.
GAGGTATATCGAACTTGTTGAGGACGAGACCGGACTTTTCAATCCGGTCGCAGGGAAAGGCTTCTGGCTGGTCTGCAGAAGCGACGCGTCGATCAAGACTGCCCCCGTCACGGGATACTCCGTTCCAACAGATGACTGCCAGGATATTCTCCTGAGCCCGGGATGGAACCAGGTAGGCAACCCCTTTACATTCGATGTTCCATGGGATTCAGTCCTCGTCGATTCGTTCTCCATGGTGGAAGCGGAAGGTGTCCTGGTCGATCCGCCTGTAGGCTTCGACGGGGTGACATACACCACGGACCATTCAGTCATCGAACCCTTCAATGCTTACTGGATAAGGAATAATTCTGATTCAGAGGTCACTCTTCACATCCCGCCCTGCAGGGAAAAATCCCTGCTCGATCAGCGGACCGAAAAAGGTCCGGTCGCGTCGGCCTGCCTGCCTGAATGGGACTGGCGATGCAGTCTTCGGGTCTCGTGCACAAACTCTGTAGATGAGATGAATGTCTTCGGGATGAATTCCGAAGCATTGCAGGGAGCGGACAGGCTCGACCGATACGAGCCACCTCTCGCGCCGGGCAGATCGATCTCCCTCTACTTTGTCGACAGCGTGGACGATGCAGCTGTCAGGCTGCTTTCTACAGATGCACGAAACGATGATGGGGAAAAGAACGACGGGGCCACTGGCGACAATAGTGGAATGTGGTTTTTCGATGTAGCAAAGAATTATTCTTCATCGACAGCGGGCGACCCGGTGGAAATCAAGCTTGCCTGGCTGGAAGGCGCGGCCCCGGATCTCCGACTCATCCTGGTGGACCGCATTCTGGGCGAGATCGTCGATTTGCGTGACACAGGGGAGTACAACTTCCTGCTTGGCGTGAAAGACCAGACTAGCAGTATCGACGATGCTCGGTTCGTGATTCTTGTCGGCAACGAAGAGCTTGCCGATTCTACAGGCCTTCTGCCCGTCCCCCCCACGAAAACGAGCCTCATCGGAAACTATCCGAACCCCTTCAATCCCTCGACAAGGATCCGATTCGACCTTGTGGAAAAGGCCCGGGTCAGACTCGATATATTCGACGTCCGTGGCCGTCTCGTTGCAACACCTCTTGACCGGACGATGACAGCTGGCCGGAAAGAGATCGACTGGACGGCGGCCGACAGGAATGGAGAGCCCCTGGCGAGCGGGGTATATTTCTGCAGGCTCACTGCGGGCAGAGTCGTTGAGACCAGAAAAATGGTGCTGCTCCGATAGCAGCATGTCGCCCCTGCCGCAAACACTGGAAATGCCTTACACCAGAAATTCTCCCGGCACATCATTGAGACGCGCGACCTTGGCGATCTTGCTTCTGACATTGAAATCCATGGCGCAGGATACCGAACAGGTGGCACAGCCGCCGCATGGGTCTGTACCGCTGACCACTGATGACAGAGTCTCCTGTGCGTGAGCGAGATTGCGATATCCATAGGCATACATATGGCTGCGCATGAGAGTCGGTATATCCAGAGATTTCGTACACTGCGGAACACAACTGCCGCATTGCTGACAGAAGGGCCCGTCCGGCCTCTCGTGGAGACTCAGCTTGAGGTCCGCCTTCTCCGCATCGCTGAGAGAAAGGTCCGCCATCAGGGCAAGATCCTTTTCGAGCTGATCGTACGTCATGACTCCCGGCACAGTGGTGTGGACATTTTCATTCTGCAGGACCCATTTCAGGGCAGCCTCCGAGTTGATCGGCTCTGTACGGCCCTCATCCCAGAATGCTCCGGCCATCGTCTTCATCGCGATTATCCCCATCCCCTGTTTTGAGGCAAAAGCCATAGCCTCGCCTATCTCATCGCGATTTTTCTTTCTGAAGTTATAGGCGACCATGGCTACATCGTAGATCTTCGCTTCAACAGCTGCCCGGA
Proteins encoded:
- a CDS encoding T9SS type A sorting domain-containing protein — protein: GIIILLEPLSGDEPSGGITLSSNDPWTPLSIVDFTSDVRALAVSSRLLKPVWQDEVEPGEALTVIVTPAPLVEVEHGTLYFRETGSATWQQLTLSPSLDDFIAIIPGEYITEAGLDYYIEVENTPVISTDPPGAPVDSIFSVYVRPPEWVETRPLVNSGEGFMTGRQIQVLLTFDAGTLIQTGTLYFRKGGDIDFLSSPVDIGSDPPSALVPDTMVTPAGVEYWLEINTLTSRLTDPVTGPENDPDQIIVTVPDLRETSSWPGGHYRMASIPLVFGEEFSGTVEALLSDQQAFGPYDPVKWRSFIYSSESMRYIELVEDETGLFNPVAGKGFWLVCRSDASIKTAPVTGYSVPTDDCQDILLSPGWNQVGNPFTFDVPWDSVLVDSFSMVEAEGVLVDPPVGFDGVTYTTDHSVIEPFNAYWIRNNSDSEVTLHIPPCREKSLLDQRTEKGPVASACLPEWDWRCSLRVSCTNSVDEMNVFGMNSEALQGADRLDRYEPPLAPGRSISLYFVDSVDDAAVRLLSTDARNDDGEKNDGATGDNSGMWFFDVAKNYSSSTAGDPVEIKLAWLEGAAPDLRLILVDRILGEIVDLRDTGEYNFLLGVKDQTSSIDDARFVILVGNEELADSTGLLPVPPTKTSLIGNYPNPFNPSTRIRFDLVEKARVRLDIFDVRGRLVATPLDRTMTAGRKEIDWTAADRNGEPLASGVYFCRLTAGRVVETRKMVLLR
- a CDS encoding aldo/keto reductase codes for the protein MKKSGLKNRRDFLKTGLVGAAGMTVFACSSSKTDSEAETKSDTKKKLVHRKLGNTGIELPIVSLGTGDTSDPGLIKAALDGGVKLLATSQYYGNGSNEKMVGEVVKNSDKDSIIIVTSASPEDFNHREGVFNKGAKVEPFIEKIDKSLMQLGVECVDIFLLPFMAKKESVFYEPYLRAMEDIKKQGKARFIGIATHSHEDEAIRAAVEAKIYDVAMVAYNFRKKNRDEIGEAMAFASKQGMGIIAMKTMAGAFWDEGRTEPINSEAALKWVLQNENVHTTVPGVMTYDQLEKDLALMADLSLSDAEKADLKLSLHERPDGPFCQQCGSCVPQCTKSLDIPTLMRSHMYAYGYRNLAHAQETLSSVVSGTDPCGGCATCSVSCAMDFNVRSKIAKVARLNDVPGEFLV